From the Thermococcus guaymasensis DSM 11113 genome, one window contains:
- a CDS encoding SWIM zinc finger family protein encodes MDGEGLYYSGRVLWVVKSGDRLYGKVLDDYPYYVEVNGDSSFCTCPRGGDCEHVRAVKIAYERGFYFDCPGEEPFGEGCAYSMLNSVPELKWRVLLKELEHALETDESGSHAAKLFYEAFRLLEQEPNPRKLKVIGVLLNEYSAVFPDYAVTERLKSEFRRLRIRLEG; translated from the coding sequence ATGGACGGGGAGGGCCTTTATTACTCCGGCAGGGTTCTCTGGGTCGTGAAATCCGGCGATCGACTCTACGGTAAGGTTCTTGACGACTATCCCTATTATGTTGAAGTTAACGGAGATTCGAGTTTCTGCACGTGTCCCAGGGGCGGCGACTGTGAGCACGTTCGGGCAGTTAAAATAGCGTATGAGCGGGGCTTCTACTTTGACTGTCCCGGAGAGGAGCCCTTTGGTGAGGGCTGTGCGTATTCAATGTTAAACTCCGTCCCCGAGCTGAAGTGGAGGGTTCTTCTCAAAGAGCTTGAGCACGCCCTTGAAACAGACGAGAGCGGAAGTCATGCTGCAAAACTCTTTTACGAGGCCTTTAGACTTCTTGAGCAAGAGCCTAACCCCCGGAAACTAAAGGTGATCGGGGTTTTGTTAAATGAATACTCTGCTGTATTCCCTGATTATGCGGTCACAGAAAGGCTTAAATCGGAGTTTCGACGTTTAAGAATAAGGCTTGAGGGGTGA